The sequence CACTTACTGGTAAACTCTATCGCATGGCAAAACCAAAATTGTCAGAAGATAGGCTGTCAAACATTTCTGGTACAGTTGGAGAGACTTCCATTGGTGGCGATTCAACTTGCCTAACGGAGACTTACCAAATTAATAGAATTCTATTAGATTGAGGCTGGTGTTAAGGGACACACCTGAAGCCCAACGGGAGTTTGTAGAATTGCAGCTTCAATGTCAAATACCTGCCGTAAGTTCTCCAGGGTTAAAGTGTCAACAGGAGTCCCGATCGCCCACAAGCAACCGTGACGCAACAATGCCAGTCGATCGCTAAATCGGGCAGCCAGATTTATATCGTGCAACACCGTAATAATTGTCAGGTTTTGTTCTCGATTCAACCGCCGTAACAATTCCAGCAACTCTAATTGATAGTGAATATCTAAGTACGTCGTTGGTTCATCTAACAACAACACTTTTGGTGCCTGAGCCAGTGCCAGCGCCAGAAATACCCGTTGCCGCTCTCCACCTGACAGTTGCTCTACCGGGCGATCGCTAAACTGTTGCACCTGCACTTGTGCCATTGCGGTTTCCACTTGATCACGGTCATCTGCGTTCAATTCCCACTGCCACC is a genomic window of Leptolyngbya sp. 'hensonii' containing:
- a CDS encoding ABC transporter ATP-binding protein, whose protein sequence is MLLHTEHLTGGYRDHSVIHDLHLTLQPGEWLSLIGANGSGKSTLLKLLNRLLIPQQGAVWLDGKAIHSLPAQIVAQTLAWLPQQSIAPAGLTVRQLVSLGRTPYQPWWQWELNADDRDQVETAMAQVQVQQFSDRPVEQLSGGERQRVFLALALAQAPKVLLLDEPTTYLDIHYQLELLELLRRLNREQNLTIITVLHDINLAARFSDRLALLRHGCLWAIGTPVDTLTLENLRQVFDIEAAILQTPVGLQVCPLTPASI